The following nucleotide sequence is from Fibrobacter sp. UBA4297.
GTACTTTCGTAGTGCAGGTAGAACGTGTTGCGATTGATCATGGCGCGGTCGGCGAGCGCCTTGACGGTAATCTTTTCGTAGGGCATTTCGCAGACCATCTGCTTGAATGCCGTGTAGATGGATTCCTTGGTGCGCCTGATGCGCAAATCTTCTTTGTGTGCGGCTGGTTTCATGCCGTAAAATATACAAAATAATTTGCACTTTCTAAACATCTGTCGCTTATTTTGCACTAGCCTATAACTTGCCATTTGAATTCGGGCCAAAACAATCTATAATTCAAGTGTAAACAACAAGAATGCGCAAGCAAGGAGCACTTATGGACTGCAAAGAAGAAATCGTCGATTCCCGAATCCCGGACCCCGAGGCCTTTGAAATCGGCTCAAAGAACGCCCAAATCCTGTTCAAGCTGAACCACACCATGCCCATGACCGAGGAATACGGCAAGGTGGTCAAGGAACTGTTCGGCGACAATATCGGCGAAGGGACGATGCTCACGGCTCCGCTTCAGGGCGTGTGCTTTGAGCGTGTGAAAATCGGGAAGAACGTGTATATCGGCAGCAACTTGCTCTTGATGGCCCGAGGCGGCATCACCATCGAGGACGGCGCATGGATTGCGGCCAATGTGCAGTTGCTTTCGAACAACCACGACCTTTACGACCGTGCTGTTTTGCAGTGCAAGCCCG
It contains:
- a CDS encoding acyltransferase; this translates as MDCKEEIVDSRIPDPEAFEIGSKNAQILFKLNHTMPMTEEYGKVVKELFGDNIGEGTMLTAPLQGVCFERVKIGKNVYIGSNLLLMARGGITIEDGAWIAANVQLLSNNHDLYDRAVLQCKPVLIKEDAWLGAGVSVLPGVCIGKHAVVGAGSVVTKDIPDYAVAVGSPAKVVRMLDPEKFA